In one Drosophila pseudoobscura strain MV-25-SWS-2005 chromosome X, UCI_Dpse_MV25, whole genome shotgun sequence genomic region, the following are encoded:
- the LOC4814317 gene encoding obg-like ATPase 1, translating into MPPKKHEEPERKPLIGRIGTNLRIGIVGVPNVGKSTFFNVLTESAAPAENFPFCTIKPNESRVPVPDERFDYLVEYHKPASVVPAYLNVVDIAGLVKGAAEGQGLGNDFLSHISACDAIFHLCRAFEDPDVTHVEGEVDPVRDLEIISEELRLKDEEKLLQNLDKLEKMVARGGDKKLKPEYDSMVKIKEILIDQKRHLRFEDWNAHDIEALNKYLFLTSKPVIYLVNLSDKDFIRKKNKWLPKIKEWIDKNDPGALLIPFSGAFEHQLSEKDELERKAYETETKCKSQLDKIIITGYKALQLEYFFTAGPDEVKAWTIQKGTKAPAAAGRIHTDFEKGFIMAEIMHFADFKAEGSEAAAKAAGKYRQQGRNHTVEDGDIIFFKFNAGAGLKDAKKK; encoded by the exons ATGCCACCTAAGAAGCACGAGGAGCCGGAGCGCAAGCCCCTGATCGGACGCATTGGCACCAATCTGAGAATCGGCATCGTCGGCGTCCCCAATGTGGGCAAGTCGACGTTCTTCAATGTGCTGACCGAGAGCGCCGCCCCGGCGGAGAACTTCCCCTTTTGCACGATCAAGCCGAATGAGA GTCGCGTTCCGGTCCCCGACGAGCGCTTCGACTACCTCGTGGAGTACCACAAGCCGGCCAG CGTGGTGCCCGCATACCTGAATGTGGTGGACATTGCCGGTCTGGTCAAGGGAGCCGCCGAAGGCCAGGGGCTGGGCAACGACTTCCTTTCGCACATCAGCGCTTGCGATGCCATTTTCCACTTATGCCGTGCCTTCGAGGACCCCGACGTTACGCACGTAGAGGGCGAGGTTGACCCAGTACGCGATCTGGAGATCATCTCCGAGGAGCTGCGCCTCAAGGACGAGGAGAAGCTCCTGCAGAACCTGGACAAGCTGGAGAAGATGGTTGCCCGCGGTGGCGACAAGAAGCTTAAGCCCGAGTACGACTCCATGGTGAAGATCAAGGAGATCTTGATCGACCAGAAGCGTCATCTGCGCTTCGAGGACTGGAATGCCCACGAT ATTGAGGCGCTCAACAAGTATCTGTTCCTGACATCGAAGCCGGTCATCTACCTGGTGAACCTCTCCGACAAGGACTTCATACGCAAGAAGAACAAGTGGCTGCCCAAGATCAAGGAGTGGATCGACAAGAATGATCCAGGCGCCCTGCTCATCCCCTTCTCGGGCGCCTTCGAGCATCAGCTGAGCGAGAAGGATGAGCTCGAACGCAAAGCCTACGAAACGGAGACCAAGTGCAAGAGTCAGCTGGACAAAATCATCATCACCGGCTATAAGGCACTGCAGCTTGAGTACTTCTTCACCGCCGGCCCCGACGAGGTCAAGGCCTGGACCATCCAGAAGGGCACCAAGGCCCCGGCCGCCGCCGGCCGCATTCATACTGACTTCGAGAAGGGCTTCATCATGGCCGAGATAATGCACTTTGCTGACTTCAAGGCGGAAGGCAGCGAGGCTGCTGCAAAGGCTGCTGGCAAGTACCGTCAGCAAGGACGCAATCACACCGTCGAAGACGGCGACATCATCTTCTTCAAGTTCAATGCCGGCGCCGGTCTGAAGGACGCCAAGAAGAAATGA